DNA sequence from the Candidatus Limnocylindrales bacterium genome:
GCCGTGAACATGAGCTCGAAGATGGGTGGCGCTTCCACGGGCAAGTTTCTTCCGCAGCCGGGCAACTGCGTTCTCGACGCGGCATTGAACGCCGTCCTGGAGCCCGGCAGCGACGAGATCGGTTGGTTTGCCCGCGCCGGCCGCGTGCCGCTCGGGTACCTCGGCGACCGCGCCAAGACCGAGCGCACGTTCCCGATCATCGCCGGCCAGCGCTTCTCGGTGCCCGGTGATCGCGCGCGCCATCTCGCCGACGGCAGCATCGAGGTGCTCGGCCGCGACTCGGTCACCATCAACTCCGGCGGCGAAAAGATCTTCGCCGAGGAAGTCGAGCAGGCGCTCAAGCATCATCCGTCCGTCTATGATGCCGTGGTGGTCGGGCGCGCCAGCGAGCGATGGGGTCAGGAAGTGGTCGCCATCGTGCGCCTTCGCGAAGGGTGCACCTGCGACGAAAGCGAGCTGCTCGAGGAGGCGGGCAGGCACCTGGCGCGCTACAAGCTGCCCAAGTGCTTCGTTTTCCGTGACGAGATCGTGCGCAGCCCCAGCGGCAAGGCCGACTACCGTTGGGCCAAGGCGCAGGCCGAAGCGCTGCGGTGAGCCCTCAGTCCGTATCGACCAGGTGACGGCGCAGGAAGGCGACGGCACGCGGCCACGCGTCGGCGGCAGCGTCGGCGCGATAAGTGTCCGGGCGCGTCTGATTGAAGAAGGCGTGGCCAGCGCCCGGGTACGACCGGATCTCGAACACCTTCCGCGCCTTCTCCAACCGGCTTCGCAGCTCCTCGACGCCGGCCGCGGGAATGAGAGCGTCGTCGGCTCCGAACAGCCCGAGATACGGACAGCGCAGGTCGCCCGCCATGTCGATGGGGTGGACCGGCTTGATCTCCGAAAGCTGCTCGTGGCGAAGCATTCCGTACCAGCTCACGCACGCTTGCAGGCGCGCGTCGGTGCACGCCGCCATCAACGCGTACTGTCCGCCCATGCAAAAGCCGGTGATGCCGACGGCGCGCCCGGCCACGCTGGCATGCCGTTGCGCGAAAGTGACTGCGGCGGCCACGTCGCCGAGCACGCGGGCGTCGGGCAGCTGGCGGATCCAGGCAAAGACGCTGGGCATGTCCGGCAGGTCGGGTGCGCCCTCGCGGCTGTACAGATCGAGGGACAGCGCGAAGAAACCTTCGCCGGCCAGGCGCACCGTGACGTCGCGGTAGAAGTCGTAGAGGCCGCGCACGTCCGGGATCAGCACGACGGCCGGGACCGATCCTGCAACGCGAGGCCATGCTGCGTGGCCGGCGATCTCGGCTCCATCCCGCGAGCTGGTGAAGTGGACGTCGGCGCGCTCGAGCTCGTTCGAATCCATCGGCATGCGCGTGACTACAACTTCGCGCGCCGAAAATGTATCCCTTGGCCATGGCGATCAGCTGGGAGTCGACTGGCGCGTTTGCCCTGATGGGGGCCGGAGCGGCGTTGGTTCTTCGCAACGTGGTCGCCTGGCGCCGCGCCGCCGCCATGCGCCGGGACCCGGAGCGCGCGTTGTGGCTGGCGCGCGGCTTTCGTACCGGCATCGTTGGCCTTTGTGCCATCGGCGCCGGCGCGGGCTGGCACTGGAACGTCGCCTGGCTGGTGGTGCTGTCGCTGATCATCGCGGGCGAGGAGCTTCTGGAGACGACCGTCCTGGTGATGGCGCTGCGTGATGGGCAGCGCCAGGACGCGGCGCGGGCCGACGCGCAGCCGCTTTCGCAAAAGCCGCCGCAGAGTTAGGCTCCGGCCATGGCATTCCTGGAGGGCGTTCGGCCTCGACTGTTCGCCCATCGCGGCAGCTCGGGCACGATGCCCGAGAACACGCTCGAGTCGTTCATCGCCGCCATCGAGGCCGGTGCCGATCGCATCGAGCTCGACGTGCATGCAACGAGCGACGGCGCCATCGTCGTCCTGCACGACGAAAGCCTGGCCCGCACCACCAATGGCACGTCGCTCATCCGCGAGACGACGCTGGCTCAGGTCAAGCAGCTGGATGCGGGCCACAACTTCACGATCGACGGCGTGACCTTTCCCTTCCGCGGCAAAGGCATCACGGTTCCGACGCTCGAGGAGGTGCTCGAGGCGTTGCCGCAGGTGCCGGTCAACATCGAGATCAAGCAGGTCAAGCCGCACATCGAGGAAAGCGTGCTGGACGTGCTCGATCGCAACGATGCGCGCGAACGCGTCATGTTGGCCGCCGTGGACCAGCGCATCCTCGAGCGCGTTCGCGCTCTGGCGCCGGATGTCGCCACCAGCTTCTCGGCGCTCGAGGTCGCCAGCTTCGTCAGTCTGCTGCAGTCGGAGGCGCTGGAGAACTACGATCCGCCAGGGCTGGCCCTGCAGGTGCCGACCAGCTACGAGGGCACCGAGATCGTCTCGCCAGGCTTCGTCGATGGAGCGCACGAGCTCGATCTCGAAGTGCACGTCTGGACCGTCAACGAGGAGAGCGAGATGGAGCGTCTGCTCGACATGGGCGTGGACGGCCTGATGAGCGATTACCCGGCGCGCGCCCGGCAGGTTCTCGTGCGACGCGGCCTTCGCTGAGGCCGGCCTCCGGTGCCGATGCGCGAGATTTCGCCCACGCCCGATGATCCCTCTGCGGCGCCGGCTGCCGTCTACGACCGCGTCATCGCCGCCTCCCTCGACCGGATCTGGGAGAACGTGCTGGACTGGGAGCACCTTCCCTACCTGCACGCGCAGTCGTTCGCCGCAGTGCGGCCGCTCTCGGCCGGCAACGACGGCTGGCGCGCGATCCTCGATCTGCCGGGCGGGTCCGGCACGACCGAGGTCGAAGTGACGCTGGAACGCCCGCGCCTCCGCTACACCACCGCCACCGTCGCCGGCTTCGGCGAAGGCAGCCGCATCGTGACGACGCTGACACCCGTCGCGCGCGATTCCACCGCGATCCATGTCGAGTTCGTGCTGCCGTGGGCGCCCTCGGGTGCCGCTGCCAGGATCGGTGAGGCTTACAAGGCGATGTACGCGGTGCTGTGGGATCAGGACGAGGCGATGATGGTGCGGCGCCAGCAGCTGCTCGACGGCGTCGGGCCAGTCGCTGCCTCCGACCGCATCGAGCTCGGTCACCTCGACGACCTGCGCGCGCACCTTCCGCTGCAGCTCGAGGTCGGCAGCGCGCGCGTGGTCCTTTTCGAGGAAGCGGGCGAACTGCTCGTGGCCGATCTTCTGTGTCCGCACCTTGGAGGGCCGCTCGAGGCTCGGGCCGACCGTCAGCTCGTCTGCCCGTGGCATGGCTATCGCTTCGATGCTCGCACCGGCGCGAGCTGCGACGGCCGCTCGCTGCGGCTGCGGCGCACGGCGCGCGCGCACGTGGAAGAGGGGGGATTGGTGGTGGTCACTACGCGGAGGGCTTCGTGAGCATGGAAGCGGGGAGCGTGCGCAAGAGCGCAATGCCGCTGCCGGCCGCCAATTCGGCCGCGACAGCCGAGGAGCTGCCGGTGCCGCGCGGCCGTCGCGCCATCCGCGCGCTGCGGATTCCCGGCTGGTTCTGGCTCGTCTTCGCGATCTGCGTCGGCGCCAACCGCATTGCGGCCTACGCCGCGGTGGCATCGATCGCAGCGATGGCCAACGTCTCCGACTTCGCCGAGACGGTGCGGGCGCACAACGTGCAGTGGATCCCGCTGTGGCAGGGGATCGTCTATCCGACCATCATCGCGATCCTGATGCTCTATATCCGGCCGCTGCTGGCCTATTTCCAGGACGGTTGTCCGCAGGAGGCGCCCCAGGTCGTGCAGCGGCGCGCGGTCAGTGCGCCGCTGGCGTTCGCCGCGGCAGGTTTCTGCGGCTGGCTCTTCAGCGTGCCGCTGTTCATGGGGATCACTTTCGCCACCTTCGGCCGCTGGACGCCCGAGCTGGCTTCCCAGCACCTCTTCTCGCCCATCATCAATGGGTACCTGGCCGCCGTCCTCAGCTACTTCGCCGTCGACGCCGTCTTTCGCATGTCGGTCTATCCGCGCGTCTTTCCGCACGGGCGGCTGGCCGATGTGCCAGGGACGTTCCGCCTGGGCGTGCGCGGGCGCGTGGCAGTCCTGATGACGGCGCTCTCCTTCATTCCGATGTTCATCATGCTGGGACTGGCGCGCGCTGCGGCCGTACGGTGGGAGCGCGGCCTGGATCCCCGCGAGCTGCTCTCGGAGCTGACGCGTGCCAGCGAAGCGACGTTTGCGGTCTATGTCCTGGCAGGGATGGGCCTGGCGATGATCGTCACGCGCAGCCTTACGGCTCCGCTCGAGTTCATGGCCACGGCGCTGCAGCGCGTGCAGCGCGGCGATCTGAATGTCCGCATCCCCGTCAGCTCCGCCGACGAGGTCGGCACGCTCGAGGATGGCGTCAACGACCTCGTCGCCGCGCTGCGCGACCGCGAGCGCATCCTGCAGACCTTCGGGCGGGTGGTGGAGCCGAGCGTGCGCGACCGGCTGCTGTCGGGACGCGTCGAGCGCGGCGGCGAGCGTCGCCGCGCCACGGTGCTCTTCTGTGACCTGCGCGGGTTCACCTCGCTGTCGGAGCAGCATGGCGCCGAGGAGGCGGTCGAGACGCTCAACGACTTCTTCGCCGTCATCACCGCCTGGGTGCACGAGTGCGGCGGCTTCGTCGACAAGTTCATCGGTGACGCGGTCCTGGTCGTGTTCGGTCTTTTCGACGACGAGCAGGAAGCGAAGCGCTCGGGCTACGGTGCGGTCGCGGCGGTGCGATGCGCGTGCGGCATCAAGGAACGGCTGAGCGATCTCAACGAACGCCGGCGGCGCGCCGGCAAGCCGCCGCTGGCGGTGACGAACGCGGTGCACACCGGCGAGGTCGTTGCCGGCGTCATCGGCTCCGCCGACCGGCACGAGTACACGGTGGTCGGCGATACGGTCAACGTGGCGGCACGCCTGCAGGTCGCGGCGAAGGACCACGGCGGCACAGTGATCTCGGAAGCCACGTGCGCGCTGGTGCGACAGTCCGGCCAGGAGCTGGACGTGGCCCGCTCGGAGCTGATCACCCTGCGCGGCCGCAACGAGCCGGTGAGCGTCTATTTCCTCAAGGATCTGCCGGCGGCGTAGTCGTCATCCCCGAAGAGCCGGCGTGACAGCGCGCTGCGCAGCCGCAGCTGCGGATCGAGCCACCTTCGCACCTCCAGCCAGTCCGCCAGGCGCGGCTCCATCGCGGCGAAATGCTCCGGGCGCGTGAACGCGTCCTTCGCTAGATAGATGCGACCGCCCGCTGCGCAGACGATGTCGTTGAGCTCGTCGACCAGGCGCTGCGTGCCATCGGTGACCGGAAAGTCCAGCGCGAAGGAAATGCCGCGCTTCGGGAAGGAGAGCATGCCACGTCCCTGCTCGCCGCAATCCTTGACGACGCACAGGAAGGGGCCCTGTCCGTGGCGCGTGGCCGTATCCGCGAGCGCGCGGTAGGTGGTCAGGCTGTCGTCCCAGGGCAGCACGCACTGGTACTGCGTGAAGCCGCGCCGGCCGTAGAGGAGGTTCCAGCGGCGGATGCCGTCGAGCGGATAGAAGAAGTGGCCCGGACTGACCACCGCCTGGCGCGGCAGCAGGCGGGAGGCCTGAAAGCGCAGCTCGTTGTGGGCGGCGATGCTGACGTTCGACAGCAGCCAGGGCGGAGCGGGAACCGGAACCTGGATCGTCCGCGTGGGGCGCGGCGTTTTTCGTGCTGCTTCGTGCGGCTGTGCCCAGCGGCCGCACTGGACGATGCCGCGGCCGCGGCGCCGTCCGCGTGCCAGCATGTCCGACCACGCCACCGTCATCGGCCACTGCGCGCTGGCGTCACGCACGGCAGCCACGAGCTCGCCCAGGTCCGCCGCCACTCGCATCTCCTGGACGATCCATGGCGAGCTGATGCGCTCGAGCCGGAACTCCACTTCCAGGATGTGCCCCGTCAGGCCCATGCCGCCGACGGTAGCGTCGAACACCGTGCCGCCGTCGCCGGCTCGTACTTCGGTGATCGTTTCGTCGGGCAGCCGCAGCTTCATCGCCGTCACGTGCGCGCCGAAGCAGCCCGCGACGTGATGGTTCTTTCCATGCACGTCCGCAGCCACCATGCCTCCGACCGTGACGTCCTGCGTTCCCGGTGTCACCGGAGCGAAGTAGCCGCGCGGCAGGAAAAAGGAATGCAGTCGGTGGAGCGTCAGCCCGGCCTGCACGCGGACCATGGCGGTGACCGGGTCGAACGCGAGAACGCGATCTGCGCGCCGGCTGTTGGCCACGCGCATGCCGGGTGCCGGAGGCAGCGAGGCATCGCCGTAGGACCTGCCGAGCCCGCGCGTCAGCACGACGTCGCGCGTGATCTCCTCGAGCCGCTCGCCCTCGACCTCGAACGCTTCGACGCGCGGGTAGCGTCCCCAGCCGCAGATCGTTCTTCGATGGACGGCGCTCAACGCGCCATCGCTTACCGCGTTCGCGCCGACAACGCTCGCGGCCGCCGCCTCAGGCCGCCTTGGAGGAAGCCAGCGCCAGCACCTCGGCGTAGCCGTGGGCGACGTTGGCATCCTCGAGCAGGCCGCGCTCGCGCAGCATGCGGTGGAAGCGCGGCAGCTTGTAGTGGGGCACCGTCATCAGCAGGTGATGTTCGAGGTGATAGTTCACGCGATTGGGCGCGAGCAGGAGCCGCTCCCACCAGCTGGCGATGGTGGTGCGCGCGTTGTGGAACGGACTTTCGGGCCGTCCCGGCATCGAATGCTCGGCGATGGCACGGATGCGCATGACCAGGCTGTAGGTCGTCATCCACGCGCCGATCCACAGAAGGTAGAGCTCGGGACTTCCGGCCGCGGCGAGCAGGCCGAGAAGCACGAGGTTGGTCAGGATCACGCCGCGCAGAGCCGACCAGGCGCTCTGGTTCTGACGCTTGCTCTTGCCGGCGCTCATCGACAGGTCGCGGCGCAGCGTGGCAACGAACCGCTTGCGGCCGGTCTGCCCCGACAGGTCGCGCCAGATCTTGCGGCGCAGGCTGCTGCGCGTGACCGGGAAGGGCGTGGCCAGATCCAGATCGGGATCTTCGGCCGTCCAATTCTTGGCGTGATGCTTGAGGTGATAGGGGCGATACGGGGCCAGGTCGGTCCATACCGGATAGGCCGCGAGCCAGTTGCCGACCCAATCGTTGAGACGCCTGTCGTTGAACAGCGTGCGGTGCGCAGCCTCGTGCATGATGATGGACATGCCGAGCTGGCGGCCGCCGATGATGAACAGCGCGGCAACGATCGTCACCACGCCGGGCCACGCCGCCACCATCGCCATCGCCGCCAGCACGACGGCCCAGTTCCAGATCACGCTGACCCAAGACCGCCAGTCCTCGATCTCGAGCAGCTCGCGGATTTCCTCGCGCGTGAAGTGATCCAGCCATCGCGTCGGCGCGACGGCTTCCGGGGGGCGCTCGTCGGCAGGCAGGGCAGTGGCGGTGGTCGTCGGCATCATGATGCTACTCCGGGATCGTTTTGTGCGAGGGCCACAGCCGCAGGCGCGAGGCGCTCGCCCAGACGCTGGTCCATGGGCGCAGCGGCGGTGGGCAGACCGAAGCCGCGCATGAAGCGCGCCCAGCAGGCACGGCCGGCAAGGTCGTAGCGCGTCATCGTCGCCAGCAGCGCACGGCGCTCGGCGGCCGGCACCATCGCCTCGGGCAGGAGCGGGTCGAGGACGATGCGGCGGATGGCCTGTCCGCCGAGCAGGAACGATTCGACCATGGCCGCGCCCACTTCCATTGCCGGAAGCCGGGCTGCGCTCGCTTCGAGCTCCTCGATGCACGCCCGATACCCGGCTCGCAGCTCCTCGACCGGCCACAGCCGGCATGCCCTGGCCTGCGCCGCTGGATCCAGGTCGCTGATGCGGAACACCGGCACAGGCAATCCGAGCCGGATCAGATTCTCGCGTGTGGCAGCCAGACCCCCCGTAAGGTTGTCCGGGCGCACCCACAGCCCCGGCGCCAGCTCGCGCATTCCCGTAAATTGGATGGCGCGCTGCTGCAGGCGCTGCTCGCGCCCGCGAACGGCCCTCGCAAAGCTCGCGGCCTGCCACGCGCCGTGCCAGCTCGTCAGGCGTCCTTCGACGTGCCGCCAGCTGCGGACCTGTCCCTGAATGGGCTCGGCTGCAGCGCCCAGGCGGTACGCGCCTCGCTCGTCACGCTCGACCATCCCGGCGGCATGGAGGCGCGCCAGGGCTACCCGGACCGAGCTCTCCTCGATTCCGAACAGCTCGGCCGCGGCGACGAAGAGCCGCACCGGCGCCGGCCGTCCTCGCAGCGTCGAGAGCAGGTCCAGGATGATGCTCTTGGGCTTGGGCGCCACCGGCCTTCATTACGCCGACGGCAGAATCGCGTCAACAATTGTAACGTTCCGACGTGCAGCCAGGGCGTGCGCGGCCGCTCCGGCTTGGCAGGCTCGCGCCAGTCTGCTCTGAGACGGCATGCGCGTCCATGCGCTGACCTGCGGTCGTTTGACCGGTGCCATGTCCGGCTTCGTTGCCGGCGCCGAGGGAACCCTGAAAGTCCCGGTGCCCGCCTTCCTCATCGACCATCCCCGGGGACTCGCGCTGTTCGACGCCGGCATGCATCCGGATGCGGCGACCGATCCGCGGGGGCGTCTGGGATTCCTATCCAAGCTGTTCGAGGTGGACATGGAGCCCGGCCAGAACGTGGCCGCGCTGCTGCAGGACCTCGAGATCGACCCGGCCCGGGTCCGCACGCTCATTCTGTCCCACCTCCATTTCGACCACGCCGGCGGTTGTGAGCTGCTGCCCAACGCGCGTCTGATCGTGCAGCGCCCGGAGTGGGAGGCGGGGGCGGATCCCGATGTCGCCATGCGCAACGGCTTCGACCGCAAGGATTACAGCCTTGGCCACGATGTCCTTGCCGTTCGAGGCGAGCACGACGTCTTCGGCGACGGCCGCGTCGTGTGCTTTCCCACCTACGGCCATACTCCCGGGCACCAGTCGCTCAGGGTCCGTCTGGACGACGGCGCCGAGGTCATCCTGTGTGCCGACGCCTGCTACCTGCGCGAGAACCTCGAGCGCATGGTCCTTCCCAGCGTTGTCCACGATCGCCGGCGGATGATGGAATCGCTGAGCGTTCTTCGCGGCCTGCGTGATCGGGGAGGACTTCTGATCTACGGCCACGACCCCGCGGGGTGGGACGGCCTGGCCGATCACCGCCAGCCGTTGACGCGGGCCTTGCTGACCTGCGCCTAATGCACTAATCAACGAAAATACCGCCAGTTCGGTGATCACAGGCCCGGCTCGCGGTCTTCGAGGGGACTTCACCAGCGTCGTTCGTGCCCGATAAGGAGGGCCCAGGCAATGGCTACTTCGTCACGCGCAAGGAAGAGCCGCGCACCGCGCGCGAGCACTTTCCGCCGCAGAACACTCTCACTGGCGGCCGCAGCCTGCGGCGTCGCGGCCCTGGTCGCCGGCGCGCGAGCAGGCGACGGCAACTTCACGTTCACCACGACCTCCGACTTCGATGCCGGCAGCGTGCTCAACCTCAACACGGACGACAACGAGCTGAAGCTGACCACGGCGACCGAGCCGTTCCCGTTCATCAACGTGGCCGCCTCCGACCGCGGCACCATCGTCCGCATCAACACCGAGACGGGCGCCATCGTCGGCGAGTACAGGTTCGCACCCGACGGTGGAGCCAAAAACCCTTCCCGCACGACCGTCGATCTGCTCGGCAACGTCTGGGTCAGCAGTCGTGACGAGGCCGGCGACAACAAGGGCGCGATTCAGAAGGTGGGCCTGATCGTCGGCGGAACGCGCGCGGATGCGGAAGGCAACCCCGACGAGCTCGGCGAGTATCTGGCGCCGCCGTTCGCCTACAGCACCTGCACCGATCGCGACGCCGACGGCCTCATCCACACCTCGCGCGGTCTCGGCAACATCCTGCCCTGGCCCAACGTCACCGACCTTGCCGGCGGCGAGAACGGCATCGTCGAGGACGCGCAGGACGAGTGCATCCTGATCTACCAGCGCCTCAACGATGCGGTGAACACGCGCCACGTGTCGGTGGACGCGAACAACGACATCTGGGCCGGCGGTTATCCGTTCGCGCAGCGCATGTACTACAAGCTCGACGGCGAGACCGGCGCCATCCTCGACCAGTTCGATGCGCGCAACTTCGGCTGCGGCGGCTACGGCGGCTTCATCGATGCCGACGGCATCCTGTGGTCGGCGTCGATCTCCCAGAACAACATCCTGCGCATCGATCCGGCGACCAAGCAGGCCACCTGCGTGCCCAGCAGCCAAGCCTACGGACTCGGCGTGGACGGCAATGGCTTCGTCTGGAATGCGCAGTGGACGAGCAACGGCCTCAACAAGATCGCCCCCGATGGCACCGTCCAGCCGGGCTTTCCGGTCGCCTCCGGCGGCTTTTCCTCGCGCGGCGTGGCCGTCACGGACGACGACGACGTGTGGGTGGCGCACAGCGGCAGCAACACGGTGACGCGCAACGACAACGCCACCGGCGCCGTCAAGAAGACCATCGCCGTCGGCGGCACGCCCACCGGCGTGGCGGTCGATGCGGCCGGCAAGGTGTGGGTCACCAACTACACCAGCCACAACGTGATGCGCATCGACCCGGCGGCGGGCGATGACGGCCTGGGCGCCGTCGATCTGACGGTGGAGCTGGGCTCGGGCGCCGGACCCTACAACTACAGCGACATGACTGGCGCCGTCTCCCTCGGCACTACCGCCCCGCAGGGCACCTGGCAGCGCGCCGTCGACAGCGGATCGGCCGACTTCGAGTGGGGCCACATCGAGATCAACACCGAAGACGCCGGCAACATTCCCGAAGGCGCGACCATCGAGCTGTTCGGCCGCGCCGCCAACAACGGCGCGGCGCTTTCGGGCCTGCCGTTCATGGAGCTGCAGAGCGGCACTCCCTTCAGTCTGACCGGACGCTTCCTCGAGGTGCGCGCCGTCCTGAAGTCGAACGATGAAGGAGAGAGCCCCGTGCTTTCCGATCTCACCGTCGGCCCGCCCGTCGGCGAGCCGTGCGTGGGCACGTGCGGCGACCCGGCGGTGATCCTCGGCGACATCACGGCCGTGGACGCGGGTTACATCCTGCGTGCGTCGGTCGAGCTCGTGGAATGCGGGCTGTGCCTGTGCGACGTCGACAACAACGGCGAGATCCAGTCGCAGGACGCGCTGCGCGACCTGCAGTTCGCCATCGGGCTGCCGGTCACGCTCAACTGTCCGCCGCCGGGCATCCCCGCGCCGTAGACACACGATCCCATCGTGTCGAACGAAGCGGCCGGTCCCATGGACCGGCCGTTTTCGTTGGAGGCCCACGACGCGCGCCACGCTGCCGCCGGCAACGACGCGAGCACGCGGAGCACGCATTTGTCTCGCCTGCCGTTCACGCTAGCTAGCCTGACCAGCCATGCGCGCCGACCGCGAACAGCCAGTCGTAGCCGACCGCGAACAGCCAAAGGACGCTGACCGCGAGCAGCCGAGCGTCGCCGACTATCTCGAGCGCAGCATCAATGCGCCGGTGTACGACGTGGCGGTGCAGACGCCGCTCGAGCGCGCCTCGCGCCTGTCGTCGCGCCTCGGCAACGAGGTGCTGCTCAAGCGCGAGGACATGCAGCCGATCTTTTCGTTCAAGATCCGCGGCGCGTACAACAAGATGGTGGCGCTGGGGCCTGACGTCCGCAGCCGCGGCGTCGTCGCGTCCTCGGCAGGCAATCATGCGCAGGGCGTGGCGCTGGCCGCGCATCGACTCGGCTGTGCGGCCACGATCGTGATGCCGGTGACCACGCCTTCGATCAAGATTGCCGCCGTCGCCGCCCTCGGCGCGACGATCGAGCTGGTGGGCGACAGCTACAGCGAGGCCGAATCGCATGCGCGCGAGCTCGTGCGCACGCGCGGCCTGACCCTGGTGCATCCCTACGACGACCCCGACATCATCGCGGGGCAGGGCACGGTGGGTCTGGAAATCCTGCGACAGGCAGGCCGCACCCTCGACGCGATCTTCGTTCCGGTCGGCGGCGGCGGACTGATCGCCGGCGTCGCCGCCGTCGTCAAACGGCTGCGGCCGCGCGTGCGCATCATCGGCGTCGAGCCCGACGATGCAGACTCCATGGCGCGCTCGCTGCGCGACACCCGCCGCGTGGCGCTCGACCAGGTCGGTCTGTTCGCGGACGGCGTGGCGGTGCGGCAGGTGGGCGAGGAGCCGCTGCGGCTGTGCCGCGAGCTCGTCGATGAGATGGTCCTCGTCGATACGGATGCGATCTGCGCTGCGATCAAGGACGTCTTCGAGGACACGCGCACGGTGCTCGAGCCCGCGGGCGCGCTTGCGGTGGCTGGCCTGAAGGCGTGGGTCGGGCGCGAAGCCGTTCGCGATCTGTCGCTGGTGGCGGTGGCCTCGGGCGCCAACATGAACTTCGATCGGCTGCGGCACGTGGCCGAGCGCGCGGAGATCGGCGAAGAGCGCGAGGCGCTGTTCGGTGTGACGATCCCGGAGCGGCCGGGCAGCTTCAAGGAGTTCTGCGCGCTGCTGGGGAGGCGCAGCGTCACCGAGTTCAATTACCGCTACTCCGACGCCGGCGAGGCGCATGTGTTCGTGGGCGTGGAAGTGGCCGGCCGCTCCGAGCGCGCGCGAATCGTCGACGCGCTGCAGGCCGCCGGCCTTCCCGCGGTGGATCTCAGCGACGATGAAGCGAGCAAGCTCCACTTCCGGCACATGGTCGGTGGCCGCGCCGACGTCGCCGACGAGGTCCTGTATCGCTTCGAGTTCCCGGAGCGGCCCGGTGCGCTGATCAAGTTCCTGGAGGCGATGAGCCAGGGG
Encoded proteins:
- the ilvA gene encoding threonine ammonia-lyase, biosynthetic — translated: MRADREQPVVADREQPKDADREQPSVADYLERSINAPVYDVAVQTPLERASRLSSRLGNEVLLKREDMQPIFSFKIRGAYNKMVALGPDVRSRGVVASSAGNHAQGVALAAHRLGCAATIVMPVTTPSIKIAAVAALGATIELVGDSYSEAESHARELVRTRGLTLVHPYDDPDIIAGQGTVGLEILRQAGRTLDAIFVPVGGGGLIAGVAAVVKRLRPRVRIIGVEPDDADSMARSLRDTRRVALDQVGLFADGVAVRQVGEEPLRLCRELVDEMVLVDTDAICAAIKDVFEDTRTVLEPAGALAVAGLKAWVGREAVRDLSLVAVASGANMNFDRLRHVAERAEIGEEREALFGVTIPERPGSFKEFCALLGRRSVTEFNYRYSDAGEAHVFVGVEVAGRSERARIVDALQAAGLPAVDLSDDEASKLHFRHMVGGRADVADEVLYRFEFPERPGALIKFLEAMSQGWNISLFHYRNHGADYGRVLVGMQVPATERPLFEGCLAALGYDYVEETGNAAYRLFAR